The Myxocyprinus asiaticus isolate MX2 ecotype Aquarium Trade chromosome 46, UBuf_Myxa_2, whole genome shotgun sequence genome includes the window aagtgatatgataggtgtaggtgagaaacagataaatatttaagtcatttttttactataaatctctactttcacattcttcttttgtttttggcaattcacatttgtTTGTGCAtaacgccacctactgggcaggtagggaaatttatagtaaaaaaaaaaaaaaaaaagaaaagaacaaataTAAATTCAGTTGGCTATTTTTTGGGGGTGTTTTGAAAACTTTTGGTAGTTGAAGAGAAATGTAGCAAAATATTGTGGAAAgtcaatgttaaaattctttcaaaATCATTTACAACTGTATCTCCCCTTTTGTTCTCTTCCCAGTGCTTTTAGTCCCGAGATGGATTCACAATTGCTGAAAACCACAAACACAGCATTTCAATGGTTTGAGTTTGAATTAATCACAAATCTTCCTCTTCTTGATATCATGTTGCTGACAAGAGGCATGTGTGGAGCAGAAACAGCAGTCTATACACAGACCAGAAAATAATTCTTTAATTCTGATGGTGTACATGTTGCATACACAGCACATCTGTAGGGGATTAGTATAATTATTACCACAGATGCGTCAAAACCTTATGGTGAAAATCTGTCATGTGTCATGATTGTTTGGGTCACTGCTAATCGAGCTAACGCTTGTACAGATGATGCGTTTCCTCTCTGGGCATGTTCAGAGCTCCTTGAGTGACTTTTAGGGCACAATTCAAATGAAAGACAGCGTGATCACATTTAAGGGTACATAAACATTCAAAGAATGTCTTTTTGatcaccttttttatttttatcttttgtttttatcaaACTGTTCAGGTGGAATTATTTTATCTGAAATATggcagcaaagaaaaaaaaaatcaaaagcactGCTAGTACAATCAAGGCTCATAACACAGCATACACATTTCtcctaaaagaaaataaaaataataaaaacaaaatttgcagtgtaatatataacaaatattttttcaaatctGTATTTTTGGCCTGTATACTTTTCTTTCaggctttttttcatttttttttttaattttaaaccaaTGGGTTCTCACTTTCACCCAAGCCTAAAGGCAACTCATGGCCTAGAatgtttatattcatcttttccaGTTTTGAGGGTCACACAGTGTTCtaaccaaacacaacacaagcaaTTTGTTTGTCCACACTTAAAAGTGAAAATGCTGCATGACGTGACACATTcaaagccaatcagaacatatttgatgttcaaTATACAGAGATGCGTTGcatgattttggaccaatgagatttcactgtgggtggaGCTAGCCAGTGCGAtgtcacagaaatagaaaccaagcaaccAACAAAATACCAAATAGCTTGTTCCGGCTGCCGCAGGCTAGGACAAAAACACAGATTTACATGGAAGAGGTTGTTTTTATCGCTCATTGCTATATCGATGTCTGGTTGGGACAATGTCAGACTGAGAAATCTATTTGGCAAGATAAGCAGGAAATCCGAGAGCTTTTTAaacaatgtattaaaatattaaaacacaaGCTTTGAGGCAAAACAAACTCCCGTGGCGTAAAGGCACTGTGACGCTGAAGACGAAAATCTCTTTTCTGcttccttttttctctccatttaGTTACACCTTAACTGTTGCTATACACACTTACTTGGACCCTACTAATAACTGTCCACAGAAACTTCTAGATGTGGATTAAGATCTTTAGACAAATCACACTTGTGGTGGAACTACAAAATCATTAAGGTATTAACATTTGATGCCTTAAacataacttaaaggaatagttcagcaaaaaaatgaaaattctctcattatttactcaccctcgtgccatcccagatgtgtatgactttcttctgctgaacacaaacaaagctttttataagaatatctcagcgctgtaggtccataaaatgcaagtgaatgggtaccaaaacttttaagctccaaaaagtacataaaggcagcataaaagcaatccaaaatataactcccttttcactgtacattttgccagtgcagtctctaggcacgatcatgacttcaagctcaattacacttcctagtgcttgacgcatgcgcagatgCTTGTTGATGGCACTAAgaaatgtaattgagcttgaaatcatgatagctAAGGAGACAGCTGATgtaaagatttatagtgaaaaggagttacattttggtcagcTCTCACCCAAACCTGACTGGATTACAGGactcaaatggattacttttatgctgcctttatgtggttttttgaTCTACAAAGATTTGGACCCCATTTACTCGCATTACAGGGATCTACAGATATGAGATGTTCgtctaaaaatctgtttgtatATAGAAGaagaaagtaaatgatgagagaatttttctttttgggtgaactattctttaaagaCTTTAATCCACAGTAGGTTCCACTGGTGACCAGTAACGTCTCCGCTCTGCCTTGCAACATTTGCTGCCATTGGCAACTGTaactgaaaacaaaccaaaagttTGGGATGACCATATGGACTTGGACCTTATCATAAGTTTGTGGGTATTTTACAGAGAGATTTCACAGCCAAACCAGCTTTGTGAACGTCAAATGAGAAATGCGCTATAATGAGAAAGTGTATGAGGAGATATCAGGAGAGGCTGAAGATCTGTGATGTTGTGATATTGTAGAGAAGGCCAGCCTCCCCAAAAACTATTAAGAAAATCAAGGCatgaaaacaaagcaaaaaaataaataaaataaagaatacactGCTATAGAAATTTCTGCTCATGTTTTTCCAAGTCCAGTGCTTTAAGAGTACATTTTGGTCAGATTGTATGAGAATGGTCCCAAGGAGGCAGGTGTGTTTTTCTGTTAGTCTTAGCCTTCCTCCGTCTTCTATCGGAACAGCTCATTGGTTATGATATTTTGCAGTTTCTCTCTCAGTTCTTTGAAGCTGGGCCGCACCACTGGGTCCAGAGTCCAGCACTGCTTCATGATGTCATACACCACGGCCGGGCAGCCGTCTGGGGCATCCATCTTATAACCCTGCTTTACACGTGGGACCACTTCCTTCAGAGGCTGTAACACGACGAAGAGAAGAAAGCACGAGAGACGTCATGACTTGGAAAAATGTGTTGAGTGGCCAACAGTGCTCTCTACTGGTAAAATTGGTGTTGAGACTAAAATTCTCAGAATCAAAAATAAAGTGGTGCATAAATATATGCAAAAGATATAAACGCTAATATATATGATAAATAAGATTATAAATTGCATGacaaattattaaaacaaatatagtattattaataatattgtattcattaattaatggAGTAACATGTCaatgtatataaattattaatgattaattataattctgattacaattatttaaaaacaaataagaatttataataatttaattataaagaaatgCTAATATGTACGCTAAGGTACAATATTATAAATAGCATTGCAAAATtataaaaagtaatcaaattattaataattaatattccatTAATTAATTAACAGATTGATACATACTAATGTATCAATACattcttattatatatatatatattattttgttaataaatattttaatcataagatataaatgtaatatacactaaattacaatattataaatgacaaaaattctaaaacaaattacataaatgattaaatataaagcataacatatattaaatattaatgttaatattatattagttattattaatatttaattagttaacattaattataattctgattatttacatttaatttgtataaatatatacaaatatatatatatatatatatatatatatatatatatatatatatataaaaattatcattttttattataaatcataataaaacataatatattaaataattatgtaaaataatACATGTATTAGCAAAAGAACatagtaatataaaaataatataattatcaataatataaaataaatatattgaaaacaaacatgaaaacaaaacaatgtgtttttatttgtcaTAAAGTTTTGAAATCACTTACAATTCTTGGATATGGTACCCGACCAAAGGAATAGATCTCCCACAGTAAAATGCCATAGCTCCATACATCTGACTTAGTGGAAAACTTCTGTTTATCACACAGACAGATAggaaagaaagaataagaaaatgtttaaatgcatCCCATTACATATCTCTATTTGAAAATGGAAGTAAAAACAGATGACCTACCTTCTCTCTTAAGGCCTCAGGTGAAGTCCACTTAACCGGGAGTTTGGCTGTGTCTTGAGTAGATGACGCCTCTTTGGTGAGGCCAAAGTCACTGACTTTCGCTATATTGTCTTCTGACACAAGAACATTACGAGCTGCCAGATCCCTGTGCACAAAGTTATTGGCTTCAAGATATTCCATTGCCTTGCAAACATCCCTGAAAATCAAAAAAAGGTGAAGAAAGatatattaaaagacatttaGAAATTTAAGAATGAAAAATAAAGGTTAGCCTTTGGAAGTAAATGCCTTTAGGATGAGTTTCTCTGAGACAAAGAAACACTCACATTGAGAAATTGATGAGACAATCTTCACCAATAACAGTACGTCCTCTTGAGCGCAGATAGTCCACCAGACTACCCtgaaaacagagaaaaaacacctctaaacataaaacatcaaataacaTCTATTTACTGAATAATGGTTTAAAACTTCACATATCTAATGTATTGAAGTCCTGTTATTTTCTATGAAAACATGTTTAAATTGACATGACAGGTTTAAGCACTGACCTTGGCCATAAACTCAGTGACGATATAGAGACTGCCCTTCTCCTCCACAATCACCCCCAACATCTGTACCAAGTTATTATGCCGTAATTGCCTGTATGTGATAATAGACAATCTGAATATTGATATTCAATATTGATATTATTCAAATTACCCTAATGAAGAGATTGTGTGTCCTACAGTACATAAAATTGACTATGTAATCGATTTACACCCTTATTAAAAAAAGGTTAAAAGGACATACGTCATGACAGAAGCCTCCGCAACAAAGGCCTGCGCTGTGGCGTCATGTTTGATACACTTCACTGCTACTTTCCTGCCTCTGTAATCTCCGACCATCACATCTGAGAGCCAAAAcacaacagttttttttatttttatcctgcCACAGATAACAGCTGGTAGGATGCCAAGTGTCTTCTAGGTTGTAGAAAACCACAAACCGGACAGCACATTCTCACCTCCAAACTCTCCCTTTCCAATAATCTGTTGAAGTTTCAGTTCTTTTCTATTCAGGGCCCAGCCACCTATGAAGAAGAAAGACTTAAAGCAACTGTAAAAATGTGGTTTAAAAATGTATcccataaaaattaaataaaaacctgAAGCCTTGCagcaatttaaatatgaattaatttagAACATACATGTGAAAGTATCATCTCATGCTGCTaaatgagaaaagaaaagaaatgcaaAACTGAATGGACAGGggttgaggtaaaaaaaaaaaaaaaaccttacttcTTGAGA containing:
- the LOC127436028 gene encoding tyrosine-protein kinase CSK-like → MSTFETTWPPGTECVARYNFPGSTDQDLPLCKGDVLTIIGVTKDPNWYKAKNAVGREGTIPANYVQKREGVKSCGKLSLMPWFHGKITREQAERLLYPPETGLFLVRESTNYPGDYTLCVSCDGKVEHYRIIYHNGKLSIDEEEYFENLMQLMEHYTKDADGLCTRLIKPKLMEGSVAAQDEFSRSGWALNRKELKLQQIIGKGEFGDVMVGDYRGRKVAVKCIKHDATAQAFVAEASVMTQLRHNNLVQMLGVIVEEKGSLYIVTEFMAKGSLVDYLRSRGRTVIGEDCLINFSMDVCKAMEYLEANNFVHRDLAARNVLVSEDNIAKVSDFGLTKEASSTQDTAKLPVKWTSPEALREKKFSTKSDVWSYGILLWEIYSFGRVPYPRIPLKEVVPRVKQGYKMDAPDGCPAVVYDIMKQCWTLDPVVRPSFKELREKLQNIITNELFR